A region from the Aphis gossypii isolate Hap1 chromosome 1, ASM2018417v2, whole genome shotgun sequence genome encodes:
- the LOC114127518 gene encoding G protein-coupled receptor kinase 2, with product MELENIVANTVYLKAREGGTDSNKGKSKKWKKILQFPHISQCVDFKPLIDMKYSYVIDQQPIGRLLFLQFCEEERQEFHRYNVFLDSIEKYEIESDENRLELAKILYDRYIRRDAVNAVDVLSEDMIVRCRHQLDSAHRELFTDCSTAVKTFLAGRPFSLFESSMYFHRFLQWKWLERQTVTYKTFRMYRVLGKGGFGEVCACQVRATGKMYACKKLEKKRIKKRKGEAMVLIEKQILQKINSKFVVSLAYAYETKDALCLVLTIMNGGDLKFHIYNMGSEPGFEISRARFYAAEVLCGLEHLHVQGIVYRDCKPENILLDDAGHVRISDLGLAMEIPEGESVRGRVGTVGYMAPEVIDNEKYTYSTDWFSFGCLVFEMIEGQAPFRARKEKVKREVVDRRVKEEQEKYSHKFTEEAKLLCKQLLKKSPKSRLGCHYGRYGAREVKQHDFFKTINWKRLEAGVEDPPFLPDPHAVYAKDVLDIEQFSTVKGVNLDATDDTFYTKFNTGSVSIPWQNEMIETGCYKELNVFGPNKTRSPDLILDLKPEPEKTGCFPFSRRKTQSARSKPVPIKDQCFLNKNKIADEISS from the exons gtggTACAGATAGCAATAAAgggaaaagtaaaaaatggaaaaaaatccTACAATTCCCACATATATCTCAGTGTGTTGATTTTAAACCACTAATAG ataTGAAATACAGCTATGTTATTGATCAACAACCAATTGGCCGGTTACTTTTTCTTCAATTTTGCGAAGAAGAACGACAAGAATTTCATCGttacaatgtatttttagattctatt gaaaaatatgaaatagaatCTGATGAAAATAGATTAGAACTAGCAAAAATACTTTATGATAGATATATAAGAAGAGAC GCAGTTAATGCAGTGGACGTACTAAGTGAAGACATGATAGTTAGATGTCGGCACCAGTTAGACTCTGCTCATAGAGAGTTATTTACTGATTGCTCAACTGCCGTGAAAACGTTCTTAGCCGGTCGTCCATTTAGTTTATTTGAATCTTCAATGTATTTTCATAGGTTTTTACAATGGAAGTGGTTAGAAAG gcaAACAGTTACATACAAAACATTCCGCATGTACAGAGTACTTGGTAAAGGTGGTTTTGGAGAAGTTTGTGCGTGTCAAGTCAGAGCAACTGGCAAGATGTATGCTtgtaaaaaattggaaaagaaacgtattaaaaaacgaaaagGTGAAGCAAtggttttaattgaaaaacaaatcttacaaaaaattaattctaaatttgtg gTTAGTTTAGCATATGCTTATGAGACAAAAGATGCACTATgtttagtattaactattatgaaTGGTggagatttaaaatttcatatttataacatgGGCTCAGAACCTGGTTTTGAAATTTCAAGAGCACGATTCTATGCTGCTGAG GTATTATGTGGATTAGAACATTTACATGTTCAAGGCATAGTATACAGGGATTGTAAACCTGAAAATATACTTTTGGATGATGCAGGGCATGTTCGTATATCTGATTTAGGTTTAGCAATGGAGATTCCTGAAGGTGAATCAGTCAGAGGAAGAGTAGGCACTGTTGGTTATAtgg CACCAGAAGTAATTGATAATGaaaagtatacatatagtacAGATTGGTTTAGCTTTGGATGTTTAGTATTTGAGATGATTGAAGGTCAAGCTCCATTTAGAGCTCGAAAAGAAAAA GTTAAACGTGAAGTTGTTGATCGAAGAGTAAAAGAAGAACAAGAAAAATACTCTCATAAATTTACCGAAGAAGCTAAATTACTGTGTAAACAA ctatTGAAAAAGTCTCCAAAATCAAGACTTGGTTGTCATTATGGTCGTTATGGTGCTAGAGAAGTGAAACAGcatgatttttttaagacCATTAACTGGAAAAGACTTGAAGCCGGTGTAGAAGATCCTCCATTTCTACCAGAT ccCCATGCTGTTTATGCCAAGGATGTATTAGATATAGAGCAGTTCTCCACTGTAAAAGGAGTGAATTTAGATGCCACagatgatacattttatacaaaattcaacACAGGCTCAGTGTCTATACCGTGGCAAAATGAa ATGATCGAAACTGGTTGCTATAAAGAACTTAATGTATTTGGGCCAAATAAAACGAGATCAcctgatttaattttagatttaaagcCAGAACCTGAAAAGACTGGCTGTTTTCCATTTAGTAGAAGA aaaacaCAATCAGCTAGATCAAAGCCAGTTCCTATTAAGGATCAatgttttcttaataaaaataaaattgccgACGAAATCTCAAGTTGA